A single Natranaerobius thermophilus JW/NM-WN-LF DNA region contains:
- a CDS encoding energy-coupling factor ABC transporter permease, with translation MSHIHLPDGIIPVPWWLAGYLVAVLIIYLLLSRVDSTEARYRIPKAAMAAAFMLVAMSVPLGFLPIHLSMAVLAGILVGPGIGFLSVFVVNFILALVGHGGITIVGLNTLVIGLEVLVGAKIFSYLLSKTTVWKAAFLAVIPALIVSLVFTVSLVGATVSWAEALPYHQHDCDHDHDHDDRSHANHNGHDSHGHSEGNGEGIETALSEIHILTLTGWTALLVILAVGITLEAILTAIIANYIYKVKPDLLEATNSLPGR, from the coding sequence ATGAGTCATATTCATTTGCCTGACGGAATAATCCCAGTACCCTGGTGGCTAGCCGGATATTTGGTAGCAGTTTTGATTATTTATTTATTGTTATCCAGAGTAGATAGTACAGAAGCACGTTATCGGATACCAAAAGCAGCAATGGCAGCTGCCTTTATGCTAGTTGCCATGTCAGTTCCTCTAGGATTTTTACCCATACATTTGAGCATGGCAGTACTGGCTGGAATTTTAGTAGGACCGGGGATTGGATTTTTATCAGTTTTTGTTGTTAATTTCATTCTTGCCCTTGTAGGCCATGGAGGAATTACAATTGTGGGATTAAACACATTAGTTATTGGTTTAGAAGTATTGGTGGGGGCCAAGATATTTAGCTATTTATTATCTAAAACTACAGTTTGGAAGGCAGCTTTTTTGGCTGTGATACCTGCCCTGATTGTATCTTTGGTCTTCACAGTGAGCTTAGTAGGAGCTACGGTGAGCTGGGCAGAAGCATTACCCTATCATCAACATGATTGTGATCATGATCATGACCATGATGATCGTTCTCATGCCAATCATAATGGACATGATAGTCATGGACACTCTGAAGGTAATGGTGAGGGTATAGAAACAGCTCTGTCCGAGATACATATACTCACTTTAACTGGCTGGACCGCTTTGTTAGTGATTTTAGCTGTTGGTATTACCTTAGAAGCTATATTAACTGCCATTATCGCTAATTATATCTATAAGGTCAAACCAGATTTATTAGAGGCAACAAATAGTTTGCCAGGGAGGTAA
- a CDS encoding Fur family transcriptional regulator translates to MSEYNLYHRAITLLDEAELKKTPGRIAILTLLLKEQRPLSQQEISQSLEHPLNEVSIYRALRAFEKAAIVHKVEGGDKTWRFAITEQDKSQCKDHYHPHFICTSCGKVECFTEIEIPKIKPPNSQYTITNREMVLKGSCDECAN, encoded by the coding sequence ATGTCAGAATACAATCTTTATCACAGAGCAATAACATTACTAGATGAAGCAGAGCTTAAAAAAACTCCGGGTAGAATTGCAATACTCACCCTTCTATTAAAAGAACAGCGGCCGTTAAGCCAACAAGAAATTTCACAAAGTTTAGAACATCCTTTAAATGAAGTGAGTATCTATAGAGCATTACGAGCCTTTGAAAAGGCCGCTATAGTCCACAAAGTTGAAGGAGGAGACAAAACCTGGAGATTCGCTATAACTGAACAAGACAAATCCCAATGCAAAGACCATTATCACCCGCACTTCATCTGTACTTCCTGTGGTAAAGTTGAATGTTTTACCGAAATAGAAATCCCTAAGATAAAACCGCCAAATTCTCAATACACTATCACAAACAGAGAAATGGTATTAAAAGGATCTTGTGATGAATGCGCTAATTAA
- a CDS encoding energy-coupling factor transporter transmembrane component T family protein: MHLERIDYIANFGDSCFHRARPDIKIFFTVLLIILIITSPNLLFLGGLAVFVISLYLIARIPLATTLHLSLYPAFFSLLFAALLSQNSWEVAGIIILRAITAALVLIFLLSTTSYVDIFSRISSLMPSFLADLFLFTYRGIFILLQKSSTMIKAIRLRGGLRPLSLIINIKTTAGMIGLLLIHSITISERVFQVLMIRGYNGSLPCLNFRTNLQREDYLVMFFSIIVLLWAVIIWIRL, translated from the coding sequence ATGCACCTGGAGAGAATTGATTATATAGCCAATTTCGGTGATAGTTGTTTCCACAGGGCACGTCCTGATATTAAAATATTTTTTACAGTCTTACTGATAATTTTAATTATAACCAGCCCTAATTTGTTGTTTTTAGGGGGGCTAGCAGTATTCGTAATTTCATTATATCTTATAGCGCGCATTCCCCTGGCTACTACCCTCCATTTATCATTATACCCTGCTTTTTTTAGTTTGTTATTTGCCGCTCTATTAAGTCAAAATTCCTGGGAAGTAGCAGGGATCATTATATTAAGAGCTATTACTGCTGCCTTGGTATTGATTTTTCTATTATCAACTACTTCTTATGTTGATATTTTTTCTAGAATATCATCTTTGATGCCGTCCTTTTTGGCTGATTTATTTTTATTTACATATCGTGGAATTTTTATTTTATTGCAAAAAAGTTCAACTATGATTAAAGCTATTAGATTACGAGGTGGATTAAGACCTTTATCATTAATTATTAATATTAAAACAACAGCGGGTATGATTGGTTTATTATTAATTCATTCTATTACTATCAGTGAACGGGTTTTTCAGGTACTCATGATTAGGGGATACAACGGATCATTACCCTGTTTAAATTTCCGGACTAACTTGCAGAGAGAAGATTATTTGGTTATGTTTTTTTCAATAATTGTGCTTTTATGGGCGGTGATAATATGGATCCGATTATAA
- a CDS encoding DSD1 family PLP-dependent enzyme, translated as MKSELVSGLKLENLPTPALLLDMSNLEYNINLLADFFRDKPCDIRPHMKGHKNLTIAHMQIDRGAIGVTCAKTSEAEVMVNGGIKDILIANQVIESGKINLLAELARRADIKVAVDSYQNCENLSRIAVEHGVTIGVLVEMDIGLGRCGVKSFDEGINLVQEIQKLDNLEFRGVMGYEGPFRDKTQSEKSDMVKESLSRVVQLKRRIEQENIQVEIVSCGSTGTWDITGNYPEITEIQAGTYPLMEVPYLEDGLPFKSALSVLATVISKSHDKLILDCGLKAVTDDQGIPKLMDYDSPIVGINEEHSIVEIDHETEKLEIGDKIRILPAHSCTTVNLYDYYCCLRNNEVVDIWQVHARGMVT; from the coding sequence ATGAAAAGCGAATTAGTTTCAGGTTTAAAGCTAGAAAATCTACCAACTCCAGCTCTACTACTTGATATGAGTAACCTAGAGTACAATATAAATTTATTAGCTGATTTTTTTAGAGACAAGCCTTGTGATATCAGGCCACATATGAAAGGTCATAAAAATTTAACTATTGCACATATGCAAATTGATAGAGGTGCTATTGGAGTGACTTGTGCCAAAACGAGTGAAGCAGAAGTGATGGTCAACGGAGGAATTAAAGACATTTTGATTGCTAATCAGGTAATAGAAAGCGGGAAAATAAATCTTTTAGCTGAACTGGCAAGGCGCGCAGATATAAAAGTTGCAGTGGATAGCTATCAAAATTGTGAAAATTTATCCCGTATAGCAGTTGAGCATGGTGTAACTATAGGGGTTCTTGTAGAAATGGATATTGGACTTGGAAGATGTGGCGTGAAGAGCTTTGATGAAGGCATAAATCTTGTTCAGGAGATACAAAAACTTGATAATCTTGAATTTCGCGGTGTCATGGGTTATGAGGGACCTTTTAGAGACAAAACTCAGTCTGAGAAATCTGATATGGTTAAAGAGAGTTTGAGTCGAGTTGTTCAATTAAAGCGAAGAATAGAACAGGAAAATATCCAAGTTGAAATTGTCAGTTGCGGCAGTACAGGTACTTGGGATATTACTGGTAATTACCCCGAAATAACAGAAATCCAGGCTGGTACTTATCCATTAATGGAAGTGCCCTATTTAGAGGATGGGTTACCCTTCAAATCAGCTTTATCTGTATTGGCCACAGTAATCAGTAAGTCTCATGATAAATTAATACTGGATTGTGGTTTGAAAGCCGTGACAGATGATCAAGGAATACCCAAATTGATGGATTATGACAGTCCTATTGTCGGAATTAACGAAGAACACAGCATAGTTGAGATTGATCACGAAACGGAAAAACTGGAGATTGGAGATAAAATTAGGATATTGCCAGCACATTCATGTACGACAGTGAATTTGTACGATTACTATTGTTGTCTTCGAAATAACGAAGTTGTTGATATCTGGCAGGTTCATGCCAGAGGAATGGTCACTTGA
- a CDS encoding amidohydrolase, with protein MHNHDFTGTSPHLILINGKIATVDSNNSIAEAIGIFGNLISHVGTTQELLKTTGPNTKVIDLQGKTVIPGIVDSHNHVYQAGILMEGVMAFGLESIKELQEAVKAKVSETPKGKWIRGGGWIESQFAENRMPNRWDLDEVAPDHPVVLSRLFAMDLCNSKALELAGINKNTPQPQRGTIDKDPKTGEPTGILRNGAQALVSRLIKDDYNSNYNFQELVERRVKTAMNEYLQYGITTVLDPGVSVPVMRGYQNLYKKGELPIRLQMMPEAYGLAAISSNKSDPNETEKFMDYLGINDPFGNEWFSIGPLKFAVDGGVGSKTALMYEPWIDGTKSNIPLRLDFEEMEKLFHKAQELGWSIGIHTCGDKAQDIVLEAFKKVIDRYPRNDVRHNIIHGYFPTDRALEIMKEYNIAGSLQPGFMYVEGDLYWDVLNQEQIEYFTPIKTYLNNKITVACNSDMISAHYNPFYGMYSAVARKTSQGKSLGAREKISREEMLRLFTINSAYLTFEENTKGSIEAGKLADIAVLSHDLLTCPESDILKTDVNMTIIDGKIVHSNIN; from the coding sequence TTGCACAATCATGATTTTACGGGTACATCCCCACATCTAATTCTGATTAATGGCAAGATAGCTACTGTTGACTCAAACAACAGTATTGCTGAAGCTATCGGTATTTTTGGTAATTTAATTTCTCATGTGGGAACAACACAAGAATTATTGAAAACTACGGGACCTAACACTAAAGTGATCGATTTACAAGGTAAAACTGTAATTCCTGGTATTGTAGATTCTCATAATCATGTATATCAAGCAGGGATTTTAATGGAAGGAGTAATGGCTTTCGGACTGGAAAGCATAAAAGAGCTACAAGAAGCTGTCAAAGCAAAGGTTTCAGAAACCCCGAAAGGAAAGTGGATTCGGGGTGGTGGCTGGATTGAAAGTCAGTTCGCGGAAAACCGCATGCCAAACCGCTGGGATTTAGATGAAGTGGCTCCCGATCATCCCGTGGTTCTATCAAGATTATTTGCCATGGATCTTTGTAACAGTAAAGCTCTCGAATTAGCTGGAATAAATAAAAACACTCCTCAACCCCAGCGCGGAACAATTGATAAGGACCCGAAAACCGGGGAACCAACTGGTATTTTGCGAAATGGCGCTCAAGCTTTAGTAAGCCGACTTATTAAAGACGATTATAATTCCAATTATAATTTTCAAGAATTAGTTGAAAGACGTGTTAAAACAGCCATGAATGAGTATCTACAGTATGGCATAACTACAGTTCTAGACCCTGGTGTCAGCGTTCCAGTCATGAGAGGATACCAAAATCTATACAAAAAAGGTGAACTTCCAATCAGATTGCAAATGATGCCGGAAGCTTACGGGCTAGCGGCTATTTCATCTAATAAAAGCGATCCCAATGAAACAGAGAAATTTATGGACTATTTGGGTATAAATGATCCTTTCGGCAATGAATGGTTCAGTATCGGGCCGTTAAAATTCGCTGTAGATGGTGGTGTAGGGTCAAAGACAGCTTTGATGTACGAACCTTGGATAGATGGAACCAAGAGCAATATTCCCTTAAGACTTGATTTTGAAGAGATGGAAAAGTTATTTCATAAAGCTCAAGAATTAGGATGGTCCATTGGCATACACACTTGTGGAGATAAAGCTCAGGATATCGTGTTAGAAGCTTTTAAAAAAGTCATCGACAGATACCCTAGAAATGATGTCCGACATAATATTATCCATGGATATTTTCCAACTGACCGTGCTCTAGAAATAATGAAAGAATATAATATAGCCGGTTCCCTTCAACCCGGTTTCATGTACGTCGAAGGAGATCTGTACTGGGATGTGTTAAACCAAGAGCAAATAGAGTATTTTACACCTATCAAAACTTACTTAAACAATAAAATTACTGTGGCATGTAATTCTGACATGATTTCAGCACATTACAACCCTTTTTATGGCATGTATTCCGCTGTAGCTCGCAAGACATCTCAAGGAAAAAGCTTGGGTGCTCGAGAGAAAATTTCACGAGAAGAAATGCTTCGTCTATTTACAATTAACAGTGCCTATTTAACCTTTGAAGAAAATACAAAAGGGTCTATAGAGGCCGGCAAACTAGCAGATATTGCGGTACTCTCCCATGATCTTCTAACATGTCCTGAATCAGATATATTGAAGACCGATGTAAATATGACGATCATTGACGGAAAAATAGTTCATTCAAATATCAATTAA
- the hisC gene encoding histidinol-phosphate transaminase — protein sequence MLKSFRKPLHNMEPHYISENTLEKKRRELGLSHFVKLGFNENPYGPFPSVISAMRQELENLNRYSDENFLEVKRLLAEKFQLDIGFIAISHGAENMLQTLSKCFINEGDEVIIPKNSFRLYQDYSKIMGAQIKLTTLKNYKIDLDKIINEITENTKLIWLCNPNNPTGTIFSQDELIDFLNKISSDIWVVVDEAYAEFVNDDKYPDLSQIIQNRKNVMSVRTFSKAYGLAGARLGYVLANREVVAIINRVSQPFNANRIALAGAKAALLDKDYFEYTLNELKNNRNYLMKSLHNRGFNVVESHTNFVFFEGQFSAKQLQERLLKRGIFVQAGDGWGYPQGIRVTVGTWGEIEAFLTGLDQVLQDLTT from the coding sequence ATGCTTAAAAGTTTTAGAAAACCCTTGCATAATATGGAACCACATTATATCTCGGAAAATACATTGGAAAAAAAGCGTCGTGAGTTAGGTCTATCTCACTTTGTTAAACTGGGTTTTAATGAAAATCCTTATGGACCATTTCCTAGTGTAATTTCTGCCATGAGACAAGAACTTGAAAATTTAAATAGATATTCCGATGAGAACTTTCTTGAAGTTAAGCGCTTGCTAGCTGAAAAATTTCAATTAGATATAGGTTTTATTGCCATTTCTCATGGGGCTGAAAATATGCTGCAAACTTTGAGTAAGTGCTTTATTAATGAAGGGGATGAAGTAATTATCCCAAAAAATTCCTTTAGACTTTATCAAGACTACTCGAAGATCATGGGTGCCCAAATTAAATTAACAACTCTAAAGAATTACAAGATTGATTTAGACAAAATTATTAATGAAATAACAGAAAATACTAAGTTAATTTGGTTGTGTAATCCTAATAATCCCACAGGGACTATTTTTAGCCAGGACGAATTAATTGATTTTTTAAACAAGATTTCTTCAGATATTTGGGTTGTTGTAGATGAAGCTTATGCTGAATTTGTAAATGATGATAAATATCCAGATCTTTCCCAAATAATTCAGAATCGGAAGAATGTTATGTCTGTGAGGACATTTTCAAAGGCCTATGGTTTAGCAGGAGCTAGATTAGGTTATGTACTGGCCAATCGTGAAGTTGTTGCCATCATTAATCGAGTAAGCCAACCTTTTAATGCCAACCGAATTGCCCTAGCAGGTGCTAAGGCAGCGTTGTTGGACAAAGATTACTTTGAATATACTCTTAACGAATTGAAAAATAACAGAAATTATCTGATGAAATCCTTGCATAACAGAGGTTTTAATGTTGTGGAATCACATACAAATTTTGTATTTTTTGAAGGGCAGTTTTCAGCGAAACAATTACAAGAAAGGCTTTTAAAAAGGGGGATTTTCGTTCAAGCAGGTGATGGTTGGGGATATCCTCAGGGAATCAGGGTTACAGTAGGTACCTGGGGAGAAATTGAAGCTTTTTTAACTGGTTTAGATCAAGTGCTACAGGACTTGACTACTTAA
- a CDS encoding thiamine pyrophosphate-binding protein produces the protein MTLKVSQVIVNCLENLGIEHVFGIPGIHNLDIYEQLIRSEIQHITARHEEGAGYMADGYARVSGDPTVCFVITGPGLTNISTAVAQAYSDSVPMIIISTQVPDRFRGKNKGFLHELNNSTNFMRSFVKESRQINRKEYVAIALREAYQLSISGRGGPVHLEIPIDILQSEFEYYPEPLHFTRYPVQEPWTCNPDKDSLEEAVNLIENSDSPVIIAGGGSANGRDLVIDLAERLQVPVLQTVSAKGIIPEDHPLCIGTRLHLPSAAEMLRESDLVIAIGSDLSLADFWDREIFFNNLIQINIDSSSYYEKCYRNVFLYGDVRCIVDSILSKLKSSHPWEYKEFNEKEARSRSLTQSVVSKTKAELEEVTGIKNNLNQLLELINVLRLELPSTGILVTDLTTPSYLAISEFPAYYTSTFLHPVNFGTLGYALPAAIGAYLSLGCKTVVLTGDGSIQFTMQELAVIADLQLPIVIVVWNDQGYGEIRRNQKARQFTSTIAVDHTPPSFEFLAQAYNLQFYNITEEQESEKIKGIIQWALSSNKPSLIEITPGGGVDA, from the coding sequence TTGACACTTAAAGTTTCACAAGTAATAGTCAATTGTTTGGAGAATTTAGGCATAGAACATGTTTTTGGTATCCCTGGAATACATAATTTAGATATTTATGAACAACTGATCAGAAGTGAAATACAGCATATTACCGCTCGGCATGAAGAAGGTGCAGGTTACATGGCAGATGGTTATGCCCGGGTTTCTGGTGATCCAACTGTTTGTTTTGTTATTACTGGACCTGGCCTTACCAATATTTCAACTGCTGTAGCACAAGCTTATTCTGATTCTGTGCCAATGATAATCATTTCCACTCAGGTACCGGATAGATTCCGGGGAAAAAATAAGGGTTTTTTACATGAATTGAATAACTCTACCAATTTCATGAGATCTTTTGTCAAAGAAAGTAGACAAATCAATAGAAAGGAATATGTAGCAATAGCTTTGAGAGAAGCCTACCAACTTTCTATTTCAGGTAGGGGTGGACCTGTGCATCTTGAAATACCTATAGATATTTTACAGTCAGAGTTTGAGTATTATCCGGAACCTCTCCATTTTACACGATACCCAGTGCAAGAACCTTGGACTTGTAATCCGGACAAAGATTCTTTGGAGGAGGCCGTGAATCTGATTGAAAACTCTGATAGTCCAGTAATTATTGCAGGAGGGGGGAGTGCAAATGGGAGGGATCTGGTTATTGATCTTGCAGAGAGATTGCAAGTACCCGTTTTACAAACAGTTAGTGCTAAAGGGATAATTCCAGAAGATCATCCTCTATGTATAGGAACAAGGCTTCACCTCCCTTCAGCAGCTGAGATGTTAAGGGAAAGTGATTTGGTAATAGCCATTGGTTCAGATCTGTCCCTAGCAGACTTTTGGGACCGAGAAATATTTTTCAATAATTTAATACAAATCAATATTGACTCTAGCAGTTATTATGAAAAATGCTATCGTAATGTTTTTTTATACGGAGATGTTAGGTGTATTGTGGACTCCATTTTATCTAAATTAAAAAGCAGTCATCCTTGGGAATATAAAGAATTTAATGAAAAAGAGGCTAGAAGTAGATCATTAACACAAAGTGTAGTTTCAAAAACCAAAGCTGAATTAGAGGAAGTTACAGGGATAAAAAATAATTTAAATCAATTATTAGAGCTAATAAATGTGTTAAGGCTTGAACTGCCGAGTACTGGTATTTTAGTGACTGATTTAACTACTCCATCTTATCTAGCAATAAGTGAATTTCCTGCATACTATACATCGACCTTTTTGCATCCAGTTAATTTTGGTACTTTGGGATATGCACTGCCAGCAGCAATAGGAGCTTACTTGAGTCTCGGCTGTAAAACAGTGGTTTTAACTGGTGATGGGAGTATTCAATTTACTATGCAAGAATTAGCTGTAATAGCTGATTTACAGCTCCCCATAGTAATTGTGGTTTGGAATGATCAAGGTTATGGTGAGATTAGGCGCAATCAAAAAGCTCGTCAATTTACTTCTACAATTGCCGTTGACCATACTCCTCCGTCCTTTGAATTTTTAGCACAGGCTTATAACTTACAATTTTATAATATTACAGAGGAGCAAGAGTCTGAAAAAATTAAAGGTATAATTCAATGGGCACTGAGTTCTAATAAACCCTCGTTAATAGAAATAACTCCGGGTGGTGGTGTAGATGCTTAA
- a CDS encoding TetR/AcrR family transcriptional regulator, translated as MLNIKKRQIIKAATQVFAEKGYHDTKIDEIAREADVAKGSVYLYFQSKEDLFIEMMKDGVKRYKDVKISVLEQDLPLYQKLKKMLIEEIEFLWDNQQVARFLLTSDIVTQDTLYNWLLKVRNTFIEKLTSEFDKAIETGDVIAGDSSLYTRIFRGVEHQVIGYYIIIDGKKPNEEMIDKALAALTKGIFKENN; from the coding sequence GTGTTAAATATTAAAAAGCGTCAAATAATCAAAGCTGCTACCCAAGTTTTTGCAGAAAAAGGCTATCATGACACTAAGATAGATGAAATTGCTCGCGAAGCAGATGTAGCTAAGGGATCAGTTTATCTTTACTTTCAAAGTAAGGAAGATTTATTTATAGAAATGATGAAAGATGGAGTTAAACGGTATAAAGATGTCAAAATATCGGTATTGGAACAGGACCTTCCTTTATATCAAAAACTAAAAAAGATGTTAATTGAAGAAATAGAATTTTTGTGGGATAATCAGCAGGTGGCCAGGTTTCTACTCACATCTGATATAGTTACTCAAGACACTTTGTACAATTGGTTACTGAAAGTGAGAAATACTTTTATAGAAAAACTAACATCGGAATTTGACAAAGCTATTGAAACAGGGGATGTCATAGCTGGCGATTCCTCACTTTATACCAGAATATTTCGAGGAGTAGAACATCAAGTCATAGGTTATTATATAATTATTGATGGCAAAAAGCCCAATGAAGAGATGATAGATAAAGCACTAGCTGCATTAACTAAAGGGATTTTTAAGGAAAACAATTGA
- a CDS encoding energy-coupling factor ABC transporter ATP-binding protein, with protein MDPIIIVRDLKHVYSDGTTVQISNQKSLIAHRGEKLAILGANGTGKTTILSVIIGLTKPTQGQVEVAGLIPGKQFNRLRHKLGVVLQNVDEQIIGPRVYDDIAFTLRQAKVARDQIEREVNRVASLLGIEHILHKIPHYLSGGEKQKVALAGALVHKPELLILDEPLDSLDSKSHEEVEKILNWINDEYGVTVLLTTHDLNWVAGWADNVYVLSKGEILARGKPDEILIDLDKLHQAGLHPPMLVMLFHRLRQRGYQVDIPVTLDQAEYYLKGINNT; from the coding sequence ATGGATCCGATTATAATAGTTAGAGACTTAAAACATGTATACTCTGACGGCACTACAGTGCAAATTTCAAATCAGAAAAGCCTAATCGCCCATCGGGGAGAAAAATTAGCCATCCTTGGGGCAAATGGAACAGGAAAGACTACAATTCTATCGGTGATTATTGGTTTAACTAAGCCCACTCAGGGTCAAGTGGAAGTGGCTGGACTTATACCTGGGAAACAATTCAACAGACTCAGACATAAATTAGGAGTTGTGCTTCAAAATGTCGATGAACAAATTATAGGTCCTAGGGTGTATGATGATATAGCCTTTACTCTGCGACAAGCCAAAGTTGCTAGGGATCAAATCGAAAGAGAAGTTAATAGAGTGGCTTCATTACTAGGAATTGAACATATACTACATAAAATTCCTCATTATCTAAGTGGAGGAGAAAAGCAGAAAGTAGCACTAGCGGGTGCTTTAGTACATAAGCCTGAACTGTTAATACTGGACGAGCCTTTAGATTCTTTAGACTCTAAATCCCATGAAGAAGTAGAGAAAATATTAAACTGGATAAATGATGAATACGGTGTGACAGTGTTGTTAACAACCCATGATTTAAATTGGGTTGCAGGTTGGGCAGACAATGTATACGTTTTATCAAAAGGAGAAATACTTGCCAGGGGAAAGCCCGATGAAATTTTAATAGATTTGGATAAACTGCATCAAGCAGGTTTGCATCCACCAATGTTGGTTATGCTTTTTCATAGATTGAGACAAAGGGGATATCAGGTTGATATTCCAGTTACATTGGATCAAGCAGAGTATTATTTGAAAGGAATTAATAACACTTGA